One segment of Geminicoccaceae bacterium DNA contains the following:
- a CDS encoding branched-chain amino acid ABC transporter permease produces MDELNAAVALLNYVIIPALSYGSQLALGALGVTLVYGILRFSNFAHGDTMAFGTMATILATWWLQSVGVSLGPLPTALLGLVVGIPVTALLVLATDRVVYRFYRRVKAAPVILVIVSMGVMFVTNGLVRFIIGVEDQVFADGARFIISAREFRDATGLQEGLAIKATSVLTVVVAILVMALLFWFLNHTRTGKSMRAFSDNEDLALLSGINPERVVIITWIMVASLATIAGVLYGLDKSFKPFTYFQLLLPIFASAIVGGLGSPVGAIVGGFVIAFSEVTLTYAFRKAAGYLLPEWHPAGLLQLLSTDYKFAVSFVILVIVLLFRPTGLFKGKSV; encoded by the coding sequence ATGGATGAACTCAATGCCGCTGTCGCCCTTCTCAACTACGTGATCATCCCCGCCCTGTCCTATGGCAGCCAGCTGGCGCTGGGGGCGCTGGGCGTGACGCTGGTCTACGGCATCCTGCGCTTTTCCAATTTCGCTCACGGCGACACGATGGCATTCGGCACCATGGCGACGATCCTTGCCACATGGTGGCTCCAGTCGGTCGGCGTCTCGCTGGGGCCGTTGCCGACGGCGTTGCTGGGCCTCGTGGTCGGCATCCCGGTCACCGCCCTGCTGGTGCTGGCAACCGATCGCGTGGTCTATCGTTTCTATCGCCGGGTGAAGGCCGCACCGGTGATCCTCGTGATCGTCTCGATGGGGGTCATGTTCGTCACCAACGGGCTCGTGCGTTTCATCATCGGCGTCGAAGACCAGGTTTTCGCCGACGGCGCGCGCTTCATCATTTCGGCACGCGAGTTCCGCGATGCGACAGGGTTGCAGGAGGGGCTGGCCATCAAGGCGACGTCGGTACTGACGGTGGTGGTGGCAATCCTCGTCATGGCGCTGCTGTTCTGGTTCCTCAACCACACACGAACCGGCAAGTCCATGCGGGCCTTCTCCGACAACGAGGATCTCGCACTGCTTTCGGGCATCAATCCCGAACGGGTGGTCATCATCACCTGGATCATGGTCGCCTCGCTGGCCACCATCGCCGGTGTTCTCTACGGTCTCGACAAGAGCTTCAAGCCATTCACCTATTTCCAGCTTCTCCTGCCCATCTTCGCCAGTGCGATCGTCGGCGGCCTCGGCAGTCCCGTCGGTGCGATCGTCGGCGGCTTCGTCATCGCCTTTTCCGAGGTCACGCTCACCTATGCCTTCAGGAAAGCGGCAGGCTACCTGCTGCCTGAATGGCATCCGGCGGGCCTCCTCCAGCTCCTGTCCACCGACTACAAGTTCGCCGTGTCCTTCGTGATCCTGGTGATCGTCCTGCTCTTCCGGCCCACCGGGCTGTTCAAGGGGAAATCGGTATGA
- a CDS encoding ABC transporter ATP-binding protein, whose amino-acid sequence MSRNAWQDDRGNKDRSITRVEGRGGMAHDGGSEPRSPEAGRAAFLIGDNMTGGYGSGADILHGCTIAVEQGQIAVIVGPNGAGKSTAMKAIFGMLNLREGAVRLAGETITALTPQDRVAKGMAFVPQTSNIFSTMTVEENLEMGAFLRRDDIRGTIEQVYELFPILRDKRRQAAGELSGGQRQQVAVGRALMTRPRVLMLDEPTAGVSPIVMDELFDRIIEVARTGISILMVEQNARQALEIADKGYVLVQGANAYTDAGQALLADPEVRRTFLGG is encoded by the coding sequence ATGAGCCGCAACGCGTGGCAGGACGATCGCGGCAACAAGGACCGCTCGATCACCCGGGTGGAGGGCAGGGGCGGGATGGCCCACGATGGGGGGAGCGAGCCGCGATCGCCGGAGGCGGGGCGGGCGGCGTTCCTCATCGGCGACAACATGACCGGTGGATACGGTTCGGGTGCCGATATTCTCCATGGCTGTACCATTGCCGTGGAGCAGGGGCAGATCGCGGTGATCGTCGGACCCAATGGCGCAGGCAAGTCGACGGCGATGAAGGCCATCTTCGGCATGTTGAACCTGCGGGAGGGAGCTGTGCGGCTGGCGGGCGAGACCATCACCGCGCTGACGCCGCAGGACCGTGTGGCGAAGGGAATGGCCTTCGTGCCGCAGACCAGCAACATCTTCTCGACAATGACAGTCGAGGAAAATCTCGAAATGGGAGCATTCCTCCGTCGCGACGATATTCGCGGTACTATCGAACAGGTCTACGAGCTGTTCCCGATCCTCAGGGACAAGCGCCGCCAGGCGGCCGGCGAACTCTCGGGTGGCCAGCGTCAGCAGGTCGCGGTCGGCCGCGCGCTGATGACAAGGCCTCGCGTGCTGATGCTGGACGAACCCACGGCCGGCGTGTCGCCCATCGTCATGGACGAATTGTTCGACCGGATCATCGAGGTGGCCCGCACCGGCATCTCGATCCTGATGGTCGAGCAGAACGCCAGGCAGGCGCTGGAGATCGCCGACAAGGGCTACGTGCTCGTCCAGGGCGCCAATGCCTACACCGACGCGGGACAGGCCCTGCTTGCCGATCCCGAGGTCCGCCGCACGTTCCTCGGAGGCTGA